One Lepus europaeus isolate LE1 chromosome X, mLepTim1.pri, whole genome shotgun sequence genomic window carries:
- the CXHXorf66 gene encoding uncharacterized protein CXorf66 homolog, translating to MNLFIYVLLLSIWTNNGLNTNESNGSFTTAAKRLELMETKMDNFRKHLLIIIIGIMIISFVFTCFCFLHYNCMNDEISKGAMVKKEGIAAKSSLSSKISFSEFRPLGSYSPEKQSMLSGIDKLSGPLSPGKSSIPSSAEKLIRYPSPRESSISSSAEPLIKPSSKKKSRRPPRPSKFLRSSHMEKSNRTHNLERPYKLDHAHKLVNQGSPSYPVKPVRQSSPAYLHCPTWSAKTVCPYHPQNQILPFNPSIQKFSRPSRCLKPKKSLGVGKAARLSRSLLAKSCRCYKERCLVCKSSEPLVNDIPESKKKNTQKLPVSSKVKPFPRSFQKVDSWYNVYHDNVSDSDVRTYDSNDDSDREITIICNIRYNEVIPEDTLNN from the exons atgaatctttttatttatgtccTACTTTTGTCCATTTGGACAAATAATGGTTTAAACACAAATGAAAGCAATGGATCTTTTACTACAG CAGCAAAACGCCTTGAATTAATGGAAACAAAAATGGACAATTTTAGAAAACATCTACTCATTATCATAATTGGTATTATGATCATATCCTTTGTCTTtacttgcttttgttttctccatTATAATTGTATGAACGATGAGATCTCCAAAGGAGCAAT GGTCAAGAAAGAAGGTATAGCAGCCAAATCTTCCCTGTCATCCAAAATATCATTCAGCGAATTCAGGCCACTTGGTTCATACAGTCCAGAAAAACAATCCATGCTATCTGGTATTGACAAGCTATCTGGTCCCTTAAGTCCAGGAAAGTCATCTATACCATCTAGTGCAGAAAAGTTAATCAGGTATCCAAGTCCAAGAGAGTCATCTATATCATCTAGTGCTGAACCTTTAATCAAGCCATCAAGTAAAAAAAAGTCACGAAGGCCACCAAGACCCTCAAAATTTCTCAGGTCATCGCACATGGAAAAGTCAAATAGAACACATAATCTAGAAAGGCCATATAAGTTAGATCATGCCCATAAGCTAGTCAATCAAGGCAGTCCTTCCTATCCAGTCAAGCCGGTCAGGCAATCCTCACCAGCTTATCTACACTGTCCAACCTGGTCAGCCAAGACAGTATGTCCATATCACCCACAAAATCAAATCTTGCCATTTAATCCATCCATACAGAAATTTTCTAGGCCATCCAGATGTCTTAAACCGAAAAAATCATTGGGCGTAGGCAAGGCAGCCAGGTTATCCAGATCTCTATTAGCCAAGAGTTGCCGATGTTACAAAGAAAGATGCCTTGTTTGCAAAAGTTCTGAGCCTTTAGTCAATGATATTCCTgagtcaaagaagaaaaacactcaaaagctACCTGTTTCAAGTAAAGTAAAGCCTTTTCCCAGATCCTTTCAGAAAGTAGATTCCTGGTACAATGTATACCATGATAATGTGAGTGACAGTGATGTAAGAACATATGACAGTAATGATGACAGTGATAGGGAGATAACCATTATTTGCAACATCAGGTACAATGAAGTCATCCCTGAAGATACCCTAAATaattaa